Proteins found in one Carcharodon carcharias isolate sCarCar2 chromosome 8, sCarCar2.pri, whole genome shotgun sequence genomic segment:
- the LOC121281185 gene encoding E3 ubiquitin-protein ligase RNF183-like, giving the protein MMPEGNASECECAICWNPYDNAFRTPKILECKHTFCLECLARMSLASVPEMDLGMSCPLCRHLTPLGTGQLVTGLCTNAEILGRMRLQPVHVYLDHGRLFYKGPGKASFLLRRPTIYTLSLDVEREGGLPLRTQAAPALEDRLPQNTMWKCCQSPPCRTITYIMIATFGITIILVISLFWTKKILWDLG; this is encoded by the coding sequence ATGATGCCAGAGGGAAATGCCTCAGAGTGCGAATGTGCCATCTGCTGGAATCCCTACGACAACGCATTTCGCACACCCAAGATCCTGGAGTGCAAGCACACCTTCTGTCTGGAGTGCCTGGCCCGGATGAGCCTGGCGTCCGTGCCTGAAATGGATCTGGGCATGTCCTGCCCCCTGTGCCGCCACCTGACCCCCCTGGGCACCGGGCAGCTGGTGACAGGCCTATGCACCAACGCGGAGATCCTCGGCCGCATGAGACTGCAGCCAGTTCACGTCTACCTGGACCACGGTCGCCTGTTCTACAAGGGGCCAGGAAAAGCCAGTTTCCTGCTGCGCCGGCCTACCATCTACACCCTCAGCCTGGATGTCGAGCGAGAGGGCGGCCTCCCCCTGCGTACTCAAGCAGCACCGGCACTGGAAGACCGACTGCCTCAGAATACCATGTGGAAATGCTGTCAGAGTCCACCCTGCAGAACCATAACCTATATCATGATTGCCACATTTGGAATCACTATCATTCTTGTCATCTCACTCTTCTGGACTAAGAAAATATTGTGGGATTTGGGCTGA